From a single Solanum dulcamara chromosome 4, daSolDulc1.2, whole genome shotgun sequence genomic region:
- the LOC129886306 gene encoding pentatricopeptide repeat-containing protein At3g60050-like → MYSVALFGRRVIQRFSYFSSFSRFLCNQQSDADGNGNGFGRIEDYLNESWKSINYDNNMKDKSDIQESIDFIGINGCYEGHFQQNFSSRHNFIEKIRNEAGMILEILQRDGPGFDAKAALDDSHITVSSLLVREVLLGILKTVNNANKNRYAKLGYKFFVWSGQQENYRHTTNSYHLIMKIFAESEEFKAMWRLVDEMIEKGYPTTARTFNLLICTCGEAGLARKVVERFIKSKTFNYRPFRHSFNAILHSLLGVNQYRLIEWVYQQMLVEGHIPDILTYNILLCSKYRLGKLDQFHRLLDEMGRNGFSPDFHTFNILLHVLGKGDKPLAAVNLLNHMKEVGYEPSILHFTTLIDGLSRAGNLDACKYFFEEVIRQGCVPDVVCYTVMITGYVVAGELDKAQELFTDMIVNGQLPNVFTYNSMIRGLCMAEKFDEAFMMVKEMELRGCNPNFMVYSTLVSYLKHAGKLSKAHEVIRYMVDKGQYIHLVPKFKRYRRC, encoded by the coding sequence ATGTATTCTGTAGCTCTCTTTGGTCGGAGAGTTATTCAGAGATTCTCATATTTTAGCAGCTTTTCACGGTTTTTATGCAATCAACAATCTGACGCTGATGGCAATGGAAATGGTTTTGGAAGAATCGAGGATTACTTGAATGAGAGCTGGAAGAGTATAAATtacgataataatatgaaagataagtCTGATATTCAAGAGTCAATTGACTTTATTGGAATCAACGGCTGCTATGAAGgccatttccaacaaaatttTTCAAGTAGGCACAACTTTATTgagaaaataagaaatgagGCTGGTAtgattcttgaaattcttcAACGAGATGGTCCAGGCTTTGATGCAAAAGCAGCTTTAGATGATTCACATATTACAGTTTCAAGCCTGCTTGTGAGAGAAGTTCTTCTAGGTATCTTGAAAACAGTAAATAATGCGAATAAAAATAGGTATGCAAAGCTGGGTTACAAGTTTTTTGTATGGTCTGGTCAACAAGAAAATTACCGGCATACGACAAATTCATACCATCTGATAATGAAGATTTTTGCAGAGTCTGAGGAATTCAAGGCTATGTGGAGATTAGTAGATGAGATGATTGAGAAAGGATACCCTACAACTGCTAGGACATTTAATTTGTTGATATGTACTTGTGGAGAGGCAGGTTTGGCTAGAAAAGTAGTAGAGAGGTTTATTAAGTCAAAGACATTCAATTATAGACCGTTCAGGCATTCATTTAATGCAATTTTACATTCCCTTCTGGGTGTAAATCAGTACAGGCTAATTGAGTGGGTGTATCAGCAAATGTTGGTTGAAGGTCATATTCCTGATATTTTAACTTATAACATACTGCTATGCTCAAAATATAGGCTGGGAAAGCTGGATCAGTTTCATAGATTATTAGATGAAATGGGTCGGAATGGATTTTCACCTGATTTTCATACATTTAACATCCTTCTTCATGTTCTTGGTAAAGGAGACAAACCGCTAGCAGCAGTCAACCTTCTAAACCACATGAAAGAAGTTGGTTATGAACCAAGCATTCTCCATTTTACCACATTGATAGATGGGCTAAGTCGGGCCGGTAATTTGGATGCATGCAAATACTTCTTTGAAGAGGTGATTAGGCAGGGCTGTGTGCCTGATGTTGTGTGTTACACTGTTATGATAACAGGATATGTTGTGGCTGGGGAACTTGATAAAGCTCAGGAACTATTTACTGACATGATCGTCAATGGGCAGTTGCCAAATGTGTTTACTTACAATTCCATGATCCGTGGGCTCTGTATGGCTGAGAAATTTGATGAGGCATTCATGATGGTGAAAGAAATGGAATTGAGGGGTTGTAATCCAAATTTTATGGTGTATAGTACTTTAGTCAGTTACTTGAAACATGCTGGAAAGCTGTCCAAAGCTCATGAAGTAATAAGATATATGGTGGATAAAGGACAGTATATCCATCTCGTTCCAAAGTTCAAAAGATATAGAagatgttaa
- the LOC129886307 gene encoding pentatricopeptide repeat-containing protein At3g49170, chloroplastic-like isoform X2, which translates to MITLSLPSPAKLIPPSPKSNNPSSKNRRIRNPDFEALKDRLIRQANVGNLKQAISTLDHISQMGLTPDLTSYTVLLKSCIRTRNFQIGQLLHSKINDSPLEPDTIVLNSLISLYAKMGSWETAQKIFESMGEKRDLVSWSAMISCFAHCGMELESVFTFFDMVEFGEYPNQFCFSAVIQACCSVELGCIGLVIFGFVIKTGYFESDICVGCALIDLFAKGFGDLRSAKKVFDRMPERNLVTWTLMITRFSQLGASRDAASLFLEMVSVGFVPDRFTFSGVLSSCAEPGLSLLGSQLHGWVIKSRLSSDVCVGCSLVDMYAKSRMDGSMDDSRKVFDRMADHNVMSWTAIITGYVQSGHYDLETIKLYCRMIDSPVKPNHFTFFSLFKACGNLSNPAIGEQIYNHAVKLGLASVNCVANSLISMYSKSGRMEEARKAFELLFEKNLVSYNIIVDGYSKNLDSAEAFDLFSQIDSEVGVDAFTFASLLSGAASVGAVGKGEQIHARVLKAGIQSNQSVCNALISMYSRCGFAKHGFAHRAVELFNQMLGDGIKPNEVTYIAVLSACSHVGLVDEGWKYFDSMSRDHGITPRMEHYACMVDLLGRSGFLEKAVQFIKSLPLNVDALVWRTLLGACRVHGNLQLGKYAAEMILEQEPNDPAAHILLSNLYASRGQWEEVAKIRKDMKEKRLVKEAGCSWIEAENSVHKFYVGDTKHPKAKEIYEKLDKVALKIKEIGYVPNTDLVLHEVEDEQKEQYLFQHSEKIALAFGLISTSKQKPIRIFKNLRVCGDCHNAMKFISVAEGREIIIRDSNRFHHIKDGLCSCNDYW; encoded by the exons ATGATAACTCTCTCTCTCCCCTCTCCCGCCAAACTCATCCCTCCTTCTCCCAAATCCAACAATCCTTCCTCCAAAAACCGTCGAATTAGGAACCCTGATTTCGAAGCTCTGAAGGATCGTTTGATTCGACAAGCCAATGTTGGAAATCTTAAGCAAGCAATCTCGACTCTTGATCACATTTCCCAAATGGGTCTTACCCCTGACCTCACCTCCTATACAGTTCTCCTCAAATCTTGCATCAGGACCCGAAATTTCCAAATTGGACAACTTCTACACTCTAAAATCAACGATTCGCCACTAGAACCGGACACCATTGTTCTAAACTCGTTGATTAGTTTGTATGCTAAAATGGGTAGTTGGGAAACTGCTCAAAAGATTTTCGAGAGCATGGGTGAGAAACGGGACTTGGTTTCTTGGAGTGCAATGATTTCGTGCTTTGCTCATTGTGGTATGGAGTTGGAATCTGTGTTTACTTTCTTTGATATGGTGGAGTTTGGGGAGTACCCAAATCAGTTCTGCTTCTCTGCGGTGATTCAGGCATGTTGTAGCGTGGAGTTGGGGTGTATTGGGTTGGTGATATTTGGGTTTGTGATTAAAACTGGGTATTTTGAGTCGGATATTTGTGTTGGGTGTGCGTTGATTGATTTGTTTGCTAAAGGGTTTGGTGATTTGAGGTCAGCTAAGAAAGTGTTTGATAGAATGCCTGAGAGGAATCTTGTAACTTGGACTTTGATGATTACTAGATTTTCACAACTTGGTGCTTCAAGAGATGCTGCTAGCCTGTTCTTGGAAATGGTTTCTGTAGGATTTGTTCCTGATAGGTTTACGTTTAGTGGTGTTTTATCGTCTTGTGCTGAGCCAGGATTGTCTTTGCTTGGGAGTCAACTGCACGGTTGGGTGATTAAGTCTAGGCTGTCTTCAGATGTTTGTGTCGGGTGCAGTTTGGTGGACATGTATGCAAAAAGTAGGATGGATGGATCTATGGATGATTCAAGAAAGGTTTTTGATCGGATGGCTGATCATAATGTCATGTCTTGGACTGCTATTATAACAGGATATGTGCAAAGCGGACACTATGATTTGGAAACTATTAAATTGTACTGTAGGATGATAGATAGTccagtcaaaccaaaccattttaCATTTTTTAGTCTTTTTAAGGCATGTGGAAATCTTTCAAATCCTGCTATAGGCGAACAGATCTATAATCATGCAGTGAAATTGGGTCTTGCATCTGTGAACTGTGTTGCCAATTCTCTAATTAGCATGTATTCCAAGTCTGGTAGGATGGAAGAAGCCCGTAAAGCTTTCGAACTTCTTTTTGAGAAGAATTTGGTTTCTTATAACATAATAGTTGATGGATATTCAAAGAATTTGGATTCTGCAGAAGCTTTTGACCTTTTCAGCCAGATAGACTCTGAAGTTGGGGTTGACGCTTTCACGTTCGCTAGTTTATTGAGTGGAGCTGCAAGTGTAGGTGCAGTTGGAAAGGGGGAGCAGATCCATGCTCGGGTCTTGAAAGCAGGGATCCAGTCTAACCAATCTGTCTGCAATGCTTTGATATCTATGTATTCTAGATGCG GTTTTGCAAAACATGGATTTGCCCACAGAGCTGTGGAATTGTTCAATCAAATGCTTGGGGATGGTATAAAGCCAAATGAAGTCACATACATTGCTGTTTTATCAGCTTGTAGCCATGTTGGTTTAGTTGATGAGGGATGGAAGTATTTTGACTCAATGTCAAGAGATCACGGGATAACTCCAAGGATGGAACATTATGCATGCATGGTTGATTTGTTAGGCCGATCTGGCTTTCTTGAAAAGGCTGTTCAGTTTATCAAATCACTGCCCTTGAATGTTGATGCTCTTGTTTGGCGCACCTTGCTCGGGGCTTGCCGGGTGCATGGTAATTTACAACTGGGGAAGTACGCTGCAGAAATGATTCTTGAACAGGAGCCAAATGATCCAGCAGCACACATCTTACTATCTAACTTGTATGCTTCGAGGGGTCAATGGGAGGAGGTAGCAAAAATCAGAAAAGACATGAAAGAAAAGAGATTGGTGAAGGAAGCTGGATGTAGTTGGATAGAAGCTGAAAATAGTGTCCACAAGTTTTATGTAGGCGACACGAAGCATCCTAAAGCAAAGGagatatatgaaaaattagatAAGGTAGCACTTAAAATAAAGGAGATAGGCTATGTTCCTAACACAGACTTAGTGCTTCACGAGGTGGAGGATGAACAAAAGGAGCAATATCTTTTCCAGCACAGTGAGAAAATTGCTTTGGCCTTTGGTCTTATTAGCACATCCAAACAAAAGCCCATCAGAATATTCAAAAATCTTCGAGTGTGTGGAGATTGCCATAACGCAATGAAGTTCATATCAGTAGCTGAGGGAAGAGAGATAATCATTAGAGATTCTAATCGTTTTCACCATATTAAAGATGGACTCTGCTCCTGCAATGACTATTGGTGA
- the LOC129886307 gene encoding pentatricopeptide repeat-containing protein At3g49170, chloroplastic-like isoform X1 yields the protein MITLSLPSPAKLIPPSPKSNNPSSKNRRIRNPDFEALKDRLIRQANVGNLKQAISTLDHISQMGLTPDLTSYTVLLKSCIRTRNFQIGQLLHSKINDSPLEPDTIVLNSLISLYAKMGSWETAQKIFESMGEKRDLVSWSAMISCFAHCGMELESVFTFFDMVEFGEYPNQFCFSAVIQACCSVELGCIGLVIFGFVIKTGYFESDICVGCALIDLFAKGFGDLRSAKKVFDRMPERNLVTWTLMITRFSQLGASRDAASLFLEMVSVGFVPDRFTFSGVLSSCAEPGLSLLGSQLHGWVIKSRLSSDVCVGCSLVDMYAKSRMDGSMDDSRKVFDRMADHNVMSWTAIITGYVQSGHYDLETIKLYCRMIDSPVKPNHFTFFSLFKACGNLSNPAIGEQIYNHAVKLGLASVNCVANSLISMYSKSGRMEEARKAFELLFEKNLVSYNIIVDGYSKNLDSAEAFDLFSQIDSEVGVDAFTFASLLSGAASVGAVGKGEQIHARVLKAGIQSNQSVCNALISMYSRCGNIEAAFHVFEGMEERNVISWTSIITGFAKHGFAHRAVELFNQMLGDGIKPNEVTYIAVLSACSHVGLVDEGWKYFDSMSRDHGITPRMEHYACMVDLLGRSGFLEKAVQFIKSLPLNVDALVWRTLLGACRVHGNLQLGKYAAEMILEQEPNDPAAHILLSNLYASRGQWEEVAKIRKDMKEKRLVKEAGCSWIEAENSVHKFYVGDTKHPKAKEIYEKLDKVALKIKEIGYVPNTDLVLHEVEDEQKEQYLFQHSEKIALAFGLISTSKQKPIRIFKNLRVCGDCHNAMKFISVAEGREIIIRDSNRFHHIKDGLCSCNDYW from the coding sequence ATGATAACTCTCTCTCTCCCCTCTCCCGCCAAACTCATCCCTCCTTCTCCCAAATCCAACAATCCTTCCTCCAAAAACCGTCGAATTAGGAACCCTGATTTCGAAGCTCTGAAGGATCGTTTGATTCGACAAGCCAATGTTGGAAATCTTAAGCAAGCAATCTCGACTCTTGATCACATTTCCCAAATGGGTCTTACCCCTGACCTCACCTCCTATACAGTTCTCCTCAAATCTTGCATCAGGACCCGAAATTTCCAAATTGGACAACTTCTACACTCTAAAATCAACGATTCGCCACTAGAACCGGACACCATTGTTCTAAACTCGTTGATTAGTTTGTATGCTAAAATGGGTAGTTGGGAAACTGCTCAAAAGATTTTCGAGAGCATGGGTGAGAAACGGGACTTGGTTTCTTGGAGTGCAATGATTTCGTGCTTTGCTCATTGTGGTATGGAGTTGGAATCTGTGTTTACTTTCTTTGATATGGTGGAGTTTGGGGAGTACCCAAATCAGTTCTGCTTCTCTGCGGTGATTCAGGCATGTTGTAGCGTGGAGTTGGGGTGTATTGGGTTGGTGATATTTGGGTTTGTGATTAAAACTGGGTATTTTGAGTCGGATATTTGTGTTGGGTGTGCGTTGATTGATTTGTTTGCTAAAGGGTTTGGTGATTTGAGGTCAGCTAAGAAAGTGTTTGATAGAATGCCTGAGAGGAATCTTGTAACTTGGACTTTGATGATTACTAGATTTTCACAACTTGGTGCTTCAAGAGATGCTGCTAGCCTGTTCTTGGAAATGGTTTCTGTAGGATTTGTTCCTGATAGGTTTACGTTTAGTGGTGTTTTATCGTCTTGTGCTGAGCCAGGATTGTCTTTGCTTGGGAGTCAACTGCACGGTTGGGTGATTAAGTCTAGGCTGTCTTCAGATGTTTGTGTCGGGTGCAGTTTGGTGGACATGTATGCAAAAAGTAGGATGGATGGATCTATGGATGATTCAAGAAAGGTTTTTGATCGGATGGCTGATCATAATGTCATGTCTTGGACTGCTATTATAACAGGATATGTGCAAAGCGGACACTATGATTTGGAAACTATTAAATTGTACTGTAGGATGATAGATAGTccagtcaaaccaaaccattttaCATTTTTTAGTCTTTTTAAGGCATGTGGAAATCTTTCAAATCCTGCTATAGGCGAACAGATCTATAATCATGCAGTGAAATTGGGTCTTGCATCTGTGAACTGTGTTGCCAATTCTCTAATTAGCATGTATTCCAAGTCTGGTAGGATGGAAGAAGCCCGTAAAGCTTTCGAACTTCTTTTTGAGAAGAATTTGGTTTCTTATAACATAATAGTTGATGGATATTCAAAGAATTTGGATTCTGCAGAAGCTTTTGACCTTTTCAGCCAGATAGACTCTGAAGTTGGGGTTGACGCTTTCACGTTCGCTAGTTTATTGAGTGGAGCTGCAAGTGTAGGTGCAGTTGGAAAGGGGGAGCAGATCCATGCTCGGGTCTTGAAAGCAGGGATCCAGTCTAACCAATCTGTCTGCAATGCTTTGATATCTATGTATTCTAGATGCGGTAATATAGAGGCTGCTTTTCATGTTTTTGAAGGAATGGAAGAGAGAAATGTAATATCTTGGACTTCAATTATAACAGGTTTTGCAAAACATGGATTTGCCCACAGAGCTGTGGAATTGTTCAATCAAATGCTTGGGGATGGTATAAAGCCAAATGAAGTCACATACATTGCTGTTTTATCAGCTTGTAGCCATGTTGGTTTAGTTGATGAGGGATGGAAGTATTTTGACTCAATGTCAAGAGATCACGGGATAACTCCAAGGATGGAACATTATGCATGCATGGTTGATTTGTTAGGCCGATCTGGCTTTCTTGAAAAGGCTGTTCAGTTTATCAAATCACTGCCCTTGAATGTTGATGCTCTTGTTTGGCGCACCTTGCTCGGGGCTTGCCGGGTGCATGGTAATTTACAACTGGGGAAGTACGCTGCAGAAATGATTCTTGAACAGGAGCCAAATGATCCAGCAGCACACATCTTACTATCTAACTTGTATGCTTCGAGGGGTCAATGGGAGGAGGTAGCAAAAATCAGAAAAGACATGAAAGAAAAGAGATTGGTGAAGGAAGCTGGATGTAGTTGGATAGAAGCTGAAAATAGTGTCCACAAGTTTTATGTAGGCGACACGAAGCATCCTAAAGCAAAGGagatatatgaaaaattagatAAGGTAGCACTTAAAATAAAGGAGATAGGCTATGTTCCTAACACAGACTTAGTGCTTCACGAGGTGGAGGATGAACAAAAGGAGCAATATCTTTTCCAGCACAGTGAGAAAATTGCTTTGGCCTTTGGTCTTATTAGCACATCCAAACAAAAGCCCATCAGAATATTCAAAAATCTTCGAGTGTGTGGAGATTGCCATAACGCAATGAAGTTCATATCAGTAGCTGAGGGAAGAGAGATAATCATTAGAGATTCTAATCGTTTTCACCATATTAAAGATGGACTCTGCTCCTGCAATGACTATTGGTGA
- the LOC129886308 gene encoding uncharacterized protein LOC129886308, protein MTTGEGSKGEMEGNTTERYGKIKKGSWLDQFRHGSNPWMARYLYALLFLIANLLAWAVRDYGHSILKEMKRLKGCNGGEDCMGAEGVLRVSLGCSLFYFAMFLSTAGTSKLNDRRELWHSGWWSAKLFMNISLIILPFLLPAEIISIYGQVAHFGAGVFLLIQLISIISFITWMNDCCHSEKYAVRCHVQMMLLATVAYVVCILGIILMYIWYTPQPSCLLNIFFISWTLVLLQLMTSVSLHPKVNAGFLTPGFMGLYVVFLCWSAIRSEPAEQKCIRKAESPTGKGDWFTIISFVVAVLAIVIATFSTGIDSKCFQFKKDDAPEEDDVPYGYGFFHFIFATGAMYFAMLLIGWNPNHAMKRFTIDVGWTSTWVRIVNEWLAVCVYIWMLVAPIIWKSRQLATSNV, encoded by the exons ATGACTACAGGTGAAGGCTCAAAAGGGGAAATGGAGGGCAATACTACTGAGAGATATGGCAAGATCAAGAAAGGTTCCTGGTTAGACCAATTTCGACATGGCTCTAATCCTTGGATGGCTAGATATCTTTACGCCTTGTTGTTTCTCATCGCTAATTTATTAGCTTGGGCTGTTCGTGATTATGGCCACAGCATTTTGAAAGAAATGAAGA GACTTAAAGGATGTAATGGTGGTGAAGACTGTATGGGTGCAGAAGGAGTATTGAGAGTAAGCTTGGGGTGCTCC CTTTTCTATTTCGCCATGTTCCTCTCTACAGCTGGTACTTCAAAATTAAATGACCGTAGAGAATTATGGCACTCAGGATGGTGGTCTGCCAAGCTTTTCATGAATATTTCTCTAATTATACTGCCCTTTCTTCTTCCAGCAGAGATTATTTCAATCTATG GCCAGGTTGCACATTTTGGTGCTGG GGTCTTTTTACTAATCCAGCTTATAAGTATAATCAGTTTTATCACATGGATGAACGATTGTTGTCACTCTGAAAAATATGCTGTGAGATG CCACGTCCAAATGATGTTACTTGCAACAGTTGCATATGTTGTATGCATCCTGGGGATCATCTTAATGTACATTTGGTATACGCCTCAACCATCGTGCcttcttaatattttcttcatctCTTGGACGTTAGTACTCCTCCAACTCATGACCAGTGTTTCTCTCCACCCCAAG GTGAATGCCGGTTTCCTGACTCCAGGTTTTATGGGGCTATATGTGGTGTTCCTCTGCTGGTCTGCCATCAGAAG TGAGCCTGCTGAGCAGAAATGCATCCGGAAAGCAGAATCACCAACTGGAAAAGGAGACTGGTTCACCATCATA AGCTTTGTTGTAGCGGTCCTTGCAATAGTCATTGCAACATTTTCAACTGGAATCGATTCAAAATGCTTTCAG TTCAAGAAGGATGATGCACCTGAAGAAGATGATGTACCATATGgttatggattctttcatttcatcttTGCGACAGGAGCTATGTATTTTGCAATGCTATTAATTGGATGGAATCCTAATCACGCCATGAAGAG GTTTACAATAGATGTTGGTTGGACCAGTACTTGGGTAAGGATAGTGAATGAATGGCTTGCAGTTTGTGTTTACA TATGGATGCTCGTGGCTCCGATCATATGGAAAAGCAGGCAATTAGCAACATCAAATGTGTGA